From the Deinococcus radiophilus genome, one window contains:
- a CDS encoding cell division protein FtsX produces MKLDVWRSHLHAAWLSMRANVTATLSTLTTITLTLLILGAVLLVNTNLNRTLSGLERQAEVAAFLTPDADGAALLGHVQSMTGVSSAELIPKDQVLAEMTRDYPYTQQAAALAGNPFPDTLRMRVADVEQTRVVAAAAGMLQGVESVEYGAGYVDQAARTLATLRTVGTLLVGLLLGGTLLSILNAVQISMYARRSEINVMRMLGATRSFIQWPYLIEGVLLGLGGAALAGLVLLPVAAELTRRAAELVPALPLAQGWGHLLTLWLGLAALGAIVGLLGGWLASGRYLQELE; encoded by the coding sequence ATGAAGCTGGATGTCTGGCGGAGCCACCTGCACGCGGCCTGGCTGTCCATGCGGGCGAATGTCACGGCCACCCTGTCCACCCTGACGACCATTACGCTGACCCTGCTGATTCTGGGAGCCGTCTTGCTGGTCAATACCAATCTGAACCGGACCTTGTCCGGTCTGGAGCGGCAGGCCGAAGTCGCGGCCTTCCTGACCCCTGACGCCGATGGAGCAGCGCTGCTGGGGCATGTGCAGTCCATGACGGGCGTCAGCAGCGCCGAGCTGATTCCCAAAGATCAGGTGCTGGCCGAGATGACCCGTGACTATCCCTACACCCAGCAGGCAGCGGCGCTGGCAGGCAATCCATTCCCTGACACCCTGCGGATGCGCGTAGCCGATGTAGAGCAGACCCGTGTGGTCGCGGCGGCGGCGGGCATGTTGCAGGGCGTGGAATCGGTGGAGTACGGAGCCGGCTACGTGGATCAGGCCGCCCGCACCCTGGCCACCCTGCGGACGGTGGGCACCCTGCTGGTGGGACTGCTGCTGGGTGGCACGCTGCTGAGCATCCTGAATGCCGTGCAGATCAGCATGTACGCCCGCCGCTCCGAGATCAACGTGATGCGGATGCTGGGGGCCACCCGCTCCTTTATCCAGTGGCCCTATCTGATTGAAGGGGTGTTGCTGGGACTGGGCGGCGCAGCCCTGGCGGGGCTGGTGCTGCTGCCAGTGGCCGCGGAGTTGACGCGCCGCGCCGCCGAACTGGTTCCTGCACTGCCGCTGGCGCAAGGCTGGGGCCACCTGTTGACCCTCTGGCTGGGGCTGGCCGCGCTAGGCGCCATCGTCGGGTTGCTGGGCGGCTGGCTGGCGTCAGGCCGCTATTTGCAGGAGCTGGAATGA
- the ftsE gene encoding cell division ATP-binding protein FtsE codes for MIQFDQVSLQYPATRTLALSSVSTQVARGEFVYLIGHSGAGKSSFMSLLLKRALPTSGEVRISGEPLPRYRGARVSLLRRRMGTIFQENMLLPHLSAYDNVAFALRVTEAPQKSVLGGWHERVTAALRLVGLDHKRGALPSQLSQGEQQRVAIARAVVGRPALLLADEPTGNLDPENSREVMRVLEKVNERGTTVLVATHARDLVESQRHRTLTLRRGELVRDDPTGGYQL; via the coding sequence ATGATTCAGTTCGATCAGGTGTCTTTGCAGTACCCGGCAACCCGCACGCTGGCACTGAGCAGTGTCAGCACCCAGGTCGCCAGGGGAGAGTTCGTGTATCTCATCGGACACTCCGGCGCTGGCAAAAGCAGCTTCATGAGCCTGCTGCTCAAGCGGGCACTGCCTACCTCCGGCGAGGTACGGATCAGTGGCGAGCCGCTGCCGCGCTACCGGGGAGCACGGGTATCTCTGCTGCGGCGGCGCATGGGAACCATCTTTCAGGAAAATATGTTGCTGCCACACCTAAGCGCCTACGACAACGTGGCCTTCGCCTTACGTGTCACCGAAGCGCCTCAGAAGTCGGTGCTGGGCGGCTGGCATGAGCGGGTCACGGCGGCGCTGCGGCTGGTGGGACTAGATCACAAGCGTGGAGCACTGCCCTCACAGCTCTCGCAGGGTGAGCAGCAGCGCGTGGCGATTGCCCGGGCCGTGGTGGGCCGACCAGCGCTGCTGCTGGCCGATGAACCCACCGGCAACCTGGACCCTGAGAACAGCCGCGAGGTGATGCGGGTGCTGGAGAAGGTGAATGAGCGTGGCACGACAGTCCTGGTCGCGACCCACGCGCGTGATTTGGTCGAATCCCAGCGCCACCGTACCCTGACGCTGCGCCGGGGTGAGTTGGTACGGGACGACCCCACCGGGGGGTATCAACTATGA
- a CDS encoding S41 family peptidase: MTRKQVLLLSGALAGTAAVGYAQMSGYKATDLLNTEAGRSFMVVLDQLNANYLYDVDREAVMRGAIHGALGALKDDFTYYEEPSDNAIDRQNLSGTFYGIGVLLEGDRSGRGVRVGTVYQGGAAFEAGVQMGDVFLEIDGKDVRDSTTTDVVRLVRGEEGKPVQVMFARGGKPYTVTMTRKPVSNVSVETAILDGNVGYIALTSFYNEKASAQFREAVRKMQAAGVNKLIVDMRDNGGGLLQAGVDVADQFMNEGPIVSLRNRSGRTQLYGAATDRGTDYEGELVVLVNRNSASASEVVSGALQDVGRAQIIGEKTFGKGVAQTPITTPDGGRVNIVSSEWVSPGGRRINKEGITPDVLVKDSRRFTPLNFIGSGAQPGTEMILTVNGEEVKVQANSEGQFEYVGELPRRERSSVPGEATVDLESDQQLRAALEYFATGAVSKDLQMTPEEIAAQDEARATEDGEDAAAEDTQDAEPQPQTPVKP; encoded by the coding sequence ATGACCAGGAAACAAGTGCTGCTGCTCTCCGGGGCACTCGCGGGAACAGCCGCTGTGGGCTACGCACAGATGTCGGGCTATAAGGCCACCGACCTGCTGAACACCGAAGCGGGCCGCAGCTTCATGGTGGTGCTGGATCAGTTGAACGCCAACTATCTGTATGACGTGGACCGTGAAGCTGTGATGCGTGGCGCCATTCACGGAGCACTGGGGGCCCTCAAAGACGACTTTACCTACTACGAGGAACCGTCCGACAACGCGATTGACCGGCAGAACCTCTCAGGAACCTTCTACGGGATTGGTGTGCTGCTGGAAGGTGACCGTAGCGGGCGCGGCGTACGCGTCGGCACCGTGTACCAGGGCGGCGCAGCTTTTGAGGCTGGCGTGCAGATGGGCGACGTCTTTTTGGAGATTGACGGCAAGGACGTGCGTGACTCCACCACCACCGACGTCGTGCGGCTGGTACGCGGCGAAGAAGGCAAGCCGGTGCAGGTGATGTTTGCACGCGGTGGCAAGCCTTACACCGTGACCATGACCCGCAAGCCCGTATCCAACGTCAGCGTAGAAACGGCCATCTTGGACGGCAACGTGGGCTACATCGCGCTGACCAGCTTCTACAACGAAAAAGCTTCGGCACAGTTCCGCGAAGCTGTCCGGAAAATGCAGGCAGCAGGGGTAAACAAGCTGATCGTGGATATGCGCGACAACGGTGGCGGGTTGCTGCAAGCAGGTGTGGATGTGGCCGACCAATTCATGAACGAGGGCCCGATCGTGTCGCTGCGAAACCGCAGTGGACGCACGCAATTGTATGGGGCCGCCACCGACCGGGGCACCGACTACGAGGGTGAGCTGGTGGTGCTGGTCAACCGCAACAGTGCCAGCGCCTCCGAAGTGGTCAGCGGCGCCCTGCAGGACGTAGGCCGCGCCCAGATCATCGGTGAAAAGACCTTCGGCAAAGGCGTGGCTCAGACCCCGATCACCACCCCTGACGGGGGCCGCGTGAACATCGTGAGCAGTGAGTGGGTCTCGCCCGGAGGACGCCGCATCAACAAAGAGGGCATCACCCCTGACGTGCTGGTCAAAGACAGCCGCCGCTTTACTCCGCTGAACTTCATCGGCTCTGGTGCCCAGCCCGGCACGGAAATGATCCTGACCGTAAACGGCGAAGAGGTCAAGGTGCAGGCCAACTCGGAAGGGCAATTTGAGTATGTCGGCGAATTGCCCCGCCGTGAGCGCAGCTCGGTCCCCGGCGAAGCCACGGTGGATCTGGAAAGCGACCAGCAGCTGCGCGCCGCTCTGGAGTATTTCGCCACAGGTGCAGTCAGCAAAGACTTGCAGATGACCCCCGAAGAAATTGCCGCGCAGGATGAGGCCAGAGCTACGGAGGACGGCGAGGACGCCGCCGCTGAAGACACTCAGGACGCCGAGCCGCAGCCTCAGACCCCCGTGAAGCCCTGA
- a CDS encoding dicarboxylate/amino acid:cation symporter, producing MTAWRNLSLSAQILIALIAGLIVGLIFNVLAPGLPILNTINEQVFGTIGSLFLSALQLLVVPLVLVSLVVGTTALSDPAKLGRLGLGTMIFYLATTALAIVTALIAANIIDPGRGLTFSPAENYEAPVPPPVKDVLINIIPKNPIGALADGNMLQIIVFAILLGLAMMLAGKSGERIKAAFEDWNHVIMQLVNIVMLFAPLGVFALMASVIARLGLESLGSLAAYFMTVFGVLMIHLFITYPLILKLFTGLNPLTFLQKMRPAMLFAFSTSSSNATIPVNLRTAREALGIPNQVSSFTIPLGATINMDGTAIMQGVAVIFIAQTMGVDLTLAQLGTVVVMAVLASIGTAGVPGVGLVMLATVLTQVGLPVEGIAMIIGIDRLLDMTRTAVNITGDAAVSTIMAKREGVLDVAMYNDPAAQVELDADELGKEHGPPRTEIPS from the coding sequence ATGACTGCCTGGAGAAACCTATCCCTGAGTGCCCAGATCCTGATCGCGCTGATCGCCGGTCTGATCGTGGGCCTGATCTTCAATGTGCTGGCCCCTGGCCTGCCGATTCTGAACACCATCAACGAGCAAGTGTTCGGCACCATCGGTAGCCTGTTCCTATCTGCGCTGCAACTTCTGGTGGTTCCACTGGTGCTGGTGTCCCTGGTGGTCGGCACCACCGCCCTCTCAGACCCCGCCAAGCTGGGCCGCCTGGGCCTGGGCACCATGATCTTTTATCTGGCCACCACCGCGCTGGCCATCGTGACCGCTCTGATTGCGGCCAACATTATTGACCCAGGCCGGGGGCTCACATTCAGCCCCGCCGAGAACTACGAAGCGCCGGTCCCGCCTCCAGTCAAAGACGTGCTGATCAACATCATCCCCAAAAACCCAATCGGGGCACTGGCGGACGGCAACATGCTGCAGATCATCGTCTTTGCCATTTTGCTGGGACTAGCGATGATGCTGGCGGGAAAAAGTGGCGAGCGCATCAAGGCCGCCTTCGAGGACTGGAACCACGTCATCATGCAGCTGGTGAATATCGTGATGTTGTTCGCTCCTCTTGGGGTGTTCGCACTGATGGCTTCGGTGATCGCCCGACTGGGCCTGGAGAGTCTGGGCAGCCTGGCGGCCTATTTCATGACTGTCTTCGGCGTGTTGATGATTCACCTGTTCATCACCTACCCACTGATTCTCAAGCTGTTTACTGGCCTGAATCCACTCACCTTCCTGCAGAAGATGCGCCCGGCCATGCTGTTCGCTTTCTCTACGTCCAGCTCCAACGCGACCATTCCGGTCAACCTGCGGACTGCCCGTGAGGCGCTGGGCATCCCCAACCAGGTTTCCAGCTTTACCATTCCGCTGGGGGCTACCATCAACATGGACGGCACCGCGATTATGCAGGGCGTGGCGGTGATTTTCATCGCGCAGACCATGGGGGTCGACCTAACCCTGGCGCAGCTGGGAACCGTCGTGGTGATGGCGGTGCTGGCCTCTATCGGTACGGCGGGCGTACCTGGCGTGGGCCTGGTCATGCTGGCCACCGTCCTGACCCAGGTGGGCCTGCCAGTCGAAGGCATCGCCATGATTATCGGGATTGACCGCCTACTGGACATGACCCGGACTGCTGTGAACATCACCGGGGACGCTGCCGTAAGCACCATCATGGCCAAGCGCGAAGGCGTGCTGGACGTGGCCATGTACAACGACCCGGCGGCCCAGGTCGAACTGGACGCCGACGAGCTGGGCAAGGAACACGGCCCGCCGCGCACCGAAATCCCGAGCTGA
- a CDS encoding MBL fold metallo-hydrolase gives MSWTHQKQVGDATVTTLTDAQFRLDGGAMFGTIPKVLWNELNPADELNRISLRINPLLIQIGEKNILVETGFWDQGGEKFEAMYALDRDETVFRGLSDVGLSPDDIHIVINTHLHFDHAGRNVTLTGDPTFPNARYVVQKQELHDARHAHERSRASYIAAYIEPIADAGLFDEIDGEAEIVPGVSVLPLPGHNLGQQGVVLRSGGETLVYTADLIATTAHVPYPYVMGYDLYPVTCLEMRKKYLPQWFEEGAIICPPHDPQVAFAQLAEAKRGFTLEAVQ, from the coding sequence ATGTCATGGACACACCAAAAGCAGGTGGGCGACGCCACCGTCACCACCCTGACCGACGCCCAGTTCCGCTTGGACGGCGGCGCGATGTTCGGCACCATTCCCAAGGTGCTGTGGAACGAGTTGAACCCTGCCGATGAATTGAACCGCATCTCGCTCCGCATCAATCCGCTCCTGATTCAGATCGGCGAGAAAAATATCCTGGTGGAAACCGGCTTCTGGGACCAGGGCGGCGAGAAGTTCGAGGCGATGTACGCCCTGGACCGCGACGAAACGGTGTTCCGGGGTTTAAGCGACGTGGGCCTTAGCCCGGACGACATTCATATCGTGATCAACACGCACCTGCACTTTGACCATGCCGGGCGCAACGTGACCCTGACTGGCGACCCCACCTTTCCGAATGCCCGCTACGTGGTTCAGAAACAGGAGTTGCATGACGCCCGCCACGCTCATGAACGCAGCCGAGCCAGCTATATCGCCGCGTACATTGAACCGATTGCCGACGCCGGTCTGTTCGATGAGATAGACGGTGAAGCCGAGATCGTGCCGGGCGTGAGCGTCCTGCCACTGCCGGGGCACAATCTGGGACAGCAGGGTGTGGTGTTGCGGTCCGGCGGCGAGACGCTGGTGTATACCGCTGACCTGATCGCCACCACGGCCCATGTCCCCTACCCTTACGTCATGGGCTACGACCTGTACCCGGTGACCTGCCTGGAAATGCGTAAAAAGTACCTGCCGCAATGGTTCGAAGAAGGCGCGATCATCTGCCCGCCACATGACCCGCAGGTGGCCTTTGCTCAGCTGGCCGAAGCCAAGCGCGGTTTCACGCTGGAAGCGGTGCAATGA
- a CDS encoding DUF4388 domain-containing protein — MIAGNFGVFPFLSVLQMLMSSGRTGLLEVRAELGTGQLWLHAGTIVHAQVGQLEGQSAMQLLTTIEDGTFEFHSDQAAPEQSLSLSGDLALRQLFQDTEAWKPLLAEYSDWNRVFRFGGAWTDRRLVTRQQFQVLRGVERGLTIGEMMDQSGQSPRLVLGSLQQFQRAGLIQPS, encoded by the coding sequence ATGATTGCGGGCAATTTCGGTGTGTTTCCCTTCCTGTCGGTGCTGCAAATGCTGATGTCGTCGGGACGCACCGGCCTGCTGGAAGTCCGTGCCGAACTGGGAACTGGACAGCTGTGGCTGCACGCTGGCACCATCGTCCATGCCCAGGTCGGTCAGCTGGAGGGCCAGAGTGCCATGCAGCTGCTGACCACCATTGAAGACGGCACCTTCGAATTCCACAGCGATCAGGCTGCCCCGGAGCAATCACTGTCACTGTCGGGTGATCTGGCACTGCGGCAACTGTTCCAGGATACCGAAGCCTGGAAGCCCCTGCTGGCCGAGTACAGCGACTGGAACCGGGTCTTCCGCTTTGGTGGCGCCTGGACAGACCGCCGCTTGGTCACCCGGCAGCAGTTTCAGGTGCTGCGCGGCGTAGAGCGCGGCCTGACCATCGGGGAGATGATGGATCAAAGCGGGCAGTCCCCCCGGCTGGTCTTGGGGTCCTTGCAGCAATTCCAGCGCGCCGGGCTGATTCAACCCAGTTGA
- a CDS encoding NUDIX hydrolase yields the protein MITPYPNQAQARADAAARSLREKAVCLVVRGGADLLVFDHIPDDGAGVQLPAGGVEPGEPPADAALRELWEESGLRLSEPHLLCCYLWEAQLPHRFTRQVCHAYAFAAPTDTPDNWQHHADGHLFAFRWADVTAPGLDWEMDAAMPFLIRHMTSHQENL from the coding sequence ATGATCACCCCCTACCCCAATCAGGCCCAGGCCCGAGCCGACGCCGCTGCACGCAGTCTGCGTGAAAAAGCAGTTTGTCTGGTGGTACGTGGCGGTGCAGACCTGCTGGTCTTTGACCATATCCCGGATGATGGCGCAGGCGTGCAGCTCCCAGCAGGCGGCGTGGAACCGGGTGAGCCTCCCGCCGACGCCGCCCTACGCGAGCTGTGGGAGGAATCAGGGTTGCGGCTGAGCGAGCCACACTTGCTGTGCTGCTACCTCTGGGAAGCCCAATTGCCGCACCGCTTCACCCGCCAGGTCTGTCATGCTTACGCCTTTGCCGCCCCGACAGATACGCCGGACAACTGGCAGCACCACGCCGACGGCCACCTGTTCGCCTTTCGCTGGGCCGACGTGACCGCGCCGGGCCTGGACTGGGAGATGGACGCCGCCATGCCTTTTCTTATTCGACATATGACATCCCATCAGGAGAACCTATGA
- a CDS encoding valine--tRNA ligase: protein MTNPTTLPAQFDPSTVEPRWAERWRNEPFRADAHSDKPPFTVVIPPPNVTGSLHLGHALDNTLIDTLVRYKRLQGFEALYLPGTDHAGISTQVVVERRLKEQGTDRHTLGREQFLDKVWEWKEESGGQILHQLTRLGASADWTRERFTMDEGLSRAVRKQFVDLYHDGLAYRGERMVNWDPVSQTTLSELEIDREERQGKMYTLRYELRDANAQASNGEAGEIRIATVRPETIFADQAIAVHPEDERFGQLHGAEARIPLTDRWIPIIADEAVEMEFGVGALKITPAHDPTDFEVGERHGLGRPSVIDTSGHLASELVPEEFRGQERFEGRKAVVKALRESGDLLEEKDHKVAIGLSERTKVPVEPIISEQWFVNVKPLAERVIKSLDDGDMSLTPARHEKINRDWLENIRDWNISRQLWWGHQIPAWYDDAGNIYVPDKENPDLDCDQDPRYAHLNLRRDPDVFDTWFSSNLWPFSTLGWPDTDSADYRKFYPTSVLVTGYDILFFWVARMQMAGYEHTGQAPFRHIMLHGLYLDEKGQKMSKSKGNGIDPLDLFDQYGVDACRFAFAFLSTGGQDIRHDDRRFEQGRNFANKLWNATRFALMRLEGVELPQEDPAQALRDLKGSRDLGLADRWIISRLNAVSAEAAAQLDEFDIGAAIRTLYSFAWDEFCDWYIEASKPALDAGDVQTGRVLKAVLAQILGLLHPFMPFITSELYEALGYGGQIALTAWPKPDPALHDAEATRAFDALRAAVSAARSLKNELGLSPQDRLSVAAEGDLSSVIQDNARVVGQIARVDLVPALEGRTLSLVEQGVTMLAPLEGTVDVDEWLGKQRKRLAEFEKQIKQAEGKLNNAGFVARAPAEVVEEEKRRVTDFGAQKERLEGVLAQFS from the coding sequence ATGACCAACCCAACCACCTTGCCCGCCCAGTTCGACCCCAGTACCGTTGAGCCGCGCTGGGCCGAGCGCTGGCGCAACGAGCCCTTTCGCGCCGACGCCCACAGTGATAAACCGCCTTTTACGGTAGTCATCCCTCCGCCCAATGTCACCGGCAGCCTGCACCTGGGCCACGCGCTGGACAACACGCTGATTGACACCCTGGTGCGCTACAAACGCCTACAGGGTTTCGAGGCGCTGTACCTACCCGGCACCGACCACGCCGGGATCAGCACGCAGGTGGTCGTGGAGCGCCGGCTGAAAGAGCAGGGCACCGACCGTCACACCCTGGGACGTGAACAGTTCTTGGACAAGGTCTGGGAGTGGAAAGAGGAAAGCGGCGGTCAGATTCTGCACCAGCTGACCCGCCTGGGCGCCAGCGCGGACTGGACCCGCGAACGCTTCACGATGGATGAGGGGCTGTCCCGCGCCGTCCGTAAGCAGTTCGTGGACCTGTACCACGACGGCCTGGCCTACCGGGGTGAGCGGATGGTCAACTGGGACCCCGTCAGCCAGACCACCTTATCTGAGCTGGAAATCGACCGCGAGGAGCGTCAGGGCAAGATGTATACCCTGCGCTATGAACTGCGTGACGCCAATGCCCAGGCCAGCAACGGTGAAGCCGGCGAAATCCGGATTGCCACCGTGCGCCCTGAAACCATCTTTGCGGATCAGGCGATTGCGGTGCATCCCGAGGACGAGCGCTTTGGGCAGCTGCATGGCGCTGAGGCCCGCATCCCGCTGACCGACCGCTGGATTCCCATCATTGCCGACGAAGCGGTGGAAATGGAGTTCGGTGTAGGCGCACTGAAAATCACCCCGGCACACGATCCCACCGACTTTGAGGTGGGCGAACGTCACGGCCTGGGCCGACCCAGCGTGATTGACACCAGCGGCCATCTGGCCTCCGAGCTGGTCCCCGAGGAGTTCCGGGGCCAGGAGCGCTTCGAGGGGCGCAAGGCGGTGGTCAAGGCCCTGCGTGAATCCGGCGATCTGCTGGAAGAAAAAGACCATAAGGTCGCCATCGGCCTCAGCGAACGGACCAAAGTTCCGGTCGAGCCGATCATCTCCGAGCAGTGGTTCGTGAACGTGAAGCCGCTGGCCGAGCGGGTCATAAAGAGCCTGGACGACGGTGACATGAGCCTGACCCCTGCCCGCCATGAAAAGATCAACCGTGACTGGCTGGAGAACATCCGCGACTGGAACATCTCACGGCAGCTGTGGTGGGGCCATCAGATTCCGGCATGGTACGACGACGCGGGCAACATCTATGTGCCCGACAAGGAGAACCCTGACCTGGACTGTGATCAGGACCCCCGCTACGCTCATCTGAATCTGCGCCGTGACCCAGATGTGTTCGATACCTGGTTTTCCAGCAACCTGTGGCCTTTTTCCACGCTGGGCTGGCCGGACACCGACAGTGCCGATTACCGCAAGTTCTACCCGACCTCGGTGCTGGTCACGGGCTACGACATCCTGTTTTTCTGGGTGGCGCGCATGCAGATGGCCGGCTACGAGCACACTGGGCAGGCGCCGTTCCGCCACATCATGCTGCACGGACTATACCTGGACGAAAAAGGCCAGAAAATGTCCAAGAGCAAGGGCAACGGCATTGATCCGTTGGACCTGTTTGACCAGTATGGGGTGGACGCTTGCCGCTTCGCCTTCGCGTTCCTGTCTACCGGCGGACAGGACATTCGGCACGACGACCGCCGCTTCGAGCAGGGGCGCAACTTCGCCAACAAGCTGTGGAATGCCACACGCTTTGCGCTGATGCGCCTCGAAGGCGTGGAGCTGCCGCAAGAAGACCCTGCCCAGGCCCTGCGTGACCTCAAGGGAAGCCGTGACCTGGGCCTGGCGGACCGCTGGATCATCAGCCGCCTGAACGCGGTGAGCGCCGAAGCCGCCGCGCAACTGGACGAGTTCGACATCGGCGCGGCGATCCGTACGCTGTACTCCTTCGCCTGGGACGAGTTCTGCGATTGGTACATCGAGGCCAGCAAGCCCGCGCTGGACGCAGGCGACGTGCAGACGGGCCGGGTGCTGAAAGCCGTGCTGGCACAGATTCTGGGGCTGCTGCATCCTTTCATGCCGTTTATCACCTCCGAGCTGTATGAGGCGCTGGGTTACGGGGGCCAGATTGCGCTGACGGCATGGCCCAAGCCAGACCCAGCGCTGCACGACGCCGAAGCCACCCGCGCCTTTGACGCCCTGCGCGCTGCCGTGAGTGCGGCCCGCAGCCTCAAGAACGAGCTGGGGCTGTCGCCGCAGGACCGCCTGAGTGTGGCTGCCGAAGGCGACTTGAGCAGCGTGATCCAGGACAATGCCCGCGTGGTGGGCCAGATTGCCCGTGTGGACCTGGTGCCTGCGCTGGAAGGCCGCACCCTCAGCCTGGTGGAGCAGGGGGTAACAATGCTGGCCCCGCTGGAAGGCACCGTAGATGTGGACGAGTGGTTGGGCAAGCAGCGCAAGCGCCTGGCCGAGTTCGAAAAGCAGATCAAGCAGGCTGAGGGCAAGCTGAACAACGCCGGCTTCGTGGCCCGCGCCCCTGCCGAAGTGGTGGAAGAAGAAAAGCGCCGTGTGACCGACTTCGGGGCGCAAAAAGAGCGTCTGGAAGGGGTACTGGCACAGTTCAGTTGA